The Malus sylvestris chromosome 14, drMalSylv7.2, whole genome shotgun sequence genome segment ttagagggctcaagcatgagaataaacagttgcaccggctcgcacatgactatgctacaaacatgaagaggaagcttgaccagatgaaggaaactgatggtcaggttttacttgatcatcagagatttgtgggtttgttccaaaggcatttattgccttcgtcttctggggctgtaccgcgtaatgaagctccaaatgatcaacctctgatgcctcctccttctagggttctgtccagtactgaggctccaaatgatccccctccggtgccttctctttctggggctctaccgactgctgagacttctcctaagcaacctttgtgaaggctccctcttgtgtgcttattttgactcatgtatatgtacatatttgtagcttatcggggatatcaataaataagctttccttcatttcaacgtattgtgttaaatacaccaaagccttcttcgctaagttctttgaattttcttttgttaaagtttgtatgttgaagctttctgagtggagcatgtaggttggggtagtgttaccttaatttcccgagtgaggaaaacttctcggttggagacttggaaaatccaagtcactgagtgggatcagctatatgaatcttagaacgccattgtgctcgatcctgtgtcatgtccttcgttagatccaagtactctaagtcttttcttagagtctcttccaaagttttcctaggtcttcctctaccccttcggccctgaacctctgtcccatagtcgcatcttctaatcggaacgtcagtaggccttctttgcacatgtccaaaccaccgtaaccgattttctctcatctttccttcaatttcggctactcctactttaccccggatagtGTATTAAAATAAAGAATTTTTCTAGATATGGAAAACCGTTCAGGTTATATTCTAAACATAATCTTATTTACATCCTGATATCTAAAAGCCCCTTATTAATATTACATCTAAAAGCATAAACTCGACACCAACTGATATTATAACACGTGAATTAgtaacactataataaacatgtGAATTAGTAACGTCGTACCATAATTTGTATCAACCTTTTAAAGCTCTCTTCCACGATCCTTCAAGCAAAATATAAACGGGAAAATAAATATCGTTTAGTCATCTAATTATAACAAAAACGTAAGGTGAAAAATAAGTAAAGGGGGAAGGTAGACATTTCTCGTTTATCAAATTTCACATCGACTGTCACCGAGAAGTTTGTATAAAAATGCAAATCTTGCAAAGCACTTTCCACAGCACGGTTAACCTGATTTCATCAAACCTCAAATAAACTTCACTTTCAGTCGACAATATCTGGACTAAACCAGTAATAACCACCGCGGTTCGAAGAGTTTTACTTCGAACGAACCGGATAGACCGGAAATACATTGGTTCTATGAATAATTAGGATAGATTCTGGTACAAAGAAGTTGCTTGAATGCATAATAATACACCACCACAGTggattctctttctttctctaatacaacaCCACAatgaattctctctctctctctctctctctctctctctctctctctctctctcccccctaaAACAATAACAATATTCACTAAGAATCTATGCGCACATAATCTCACTAACTACTTGAGCCTTCAAAGACGAAGAATTTGGTAAATGCCAAGGATCACTTATCGGAACCTCCGTTTTGCTTCTCCATAGGCGACGACCCCCATAACAGTTACCATGTAACCACCAATGCCGACAACAGTCACAGGGTTCTTGAACAAAAGAATTGAGATAACAACAGCCACAGCGCCTTTTGCATTGCCTAATACCTGGTTGTAACATAATTTCCAtcgaagaaattatatgaaagtcCAAGAACAAgagctaaaaataaataagcatGTTCACCTACAAAAAATTGATTCAACTGCATTCGGAGTGTGTTTGTACTGCATTTAAGGCTTGAATAGTTCAATGATTATGTGCAGACACAATTGCCATATGACTGGCCCTTTATACTTTAGGCTTAGAGTCATAACTAGCTTCGACTGACAGCAGTTTAATCAATGTTTTGATACTATTCCCAATAGAGTTGATACTTTAGCGGTGTACAATCACACTAGGAGTTGGATTTGGGGTTCTGATTACTGGGGTTTGGGGTAGACAGTGTTTTCCTATAAGATGAAATATATAATTTCTAAATTAGCGGATATTTGTGAAGATGTCCCTTGAAGGACCTATGATATAGACCGTTCTGAATTGTGAAGTAGCTTCTAGGGTGAATGTTTGTATTCTTTTCTAAAATGAGTAATCTGGTCACAATTCATAAATCAAGAAATGTTCTTATGCTGCAAGATTGTCAATCTGGACCACACattcaaaagaaacaaaaaaccaacCTGATCaatggggtgtgtgtgtgttgggtTTTTATACACTAAATTAGAACAATCAACACAGTAATTCGAGAAAGAATTAGCTAAGgcaatatgaattaggaaaatcaaGGTGAAAGAAGTCCAAACCTGAAGCGTTAATGCACTTGTATGTTTGGTAACCAAAAAATTTGACAAATTAGCAGAATATGCCATTACTGAATTAACCAAAACAAGTAACCACATGAATTTATGCTCCCGTCCAAGTGACAGAGTGACATCTACGACATTGGGTTCCATTATAAGTGCAGCAGGCAACAACACTAGAATAGCAATCGGAGACATGTACAGCAGCAAATTCATTGAGTTCAACTTCTCCCTGTTAAGCAGCAGACAGAGAAACAGAAGAAGTAGTAAGAAAACACCAGAGCCAGACAAGAGTAATTTAATTTGGCTTGAGATAAAGATGGCATTGAGACGTAGAGACATACAAATTGAACATATATCACAACTATTTCGAAAATTATAGGTTTGACTGCAGAATGTCCATTGTTTGCCAATCAAATAAAGCAAGGGGAGCATATCTAAATGCATATCAAAGAAAAAGTTAAGAAACAAGAAATAGAAGAACTGCCTTCAAACTTAAAGAGAATGTATGTAACACGTGTGTGTAGGCTCTAGTAACTAGTAAGTAACGAAACTAAATAAGCAATTAGGAATACAACACTTAATGGCCGATATTCAAACACCCATTAGTCCTCAGGGTCCTAATTTTAAAAGCGTTCAGATGACAGATTATACAGTGAAAAGCTTTAAAGTTTTACCCTTCGGAAGAAAGTAGAATACCCTGAAGAACAGACTTAAAGGCCCTTGCAGCAGTTGCACTAATGCACATAACAAATCCAAAGAAGTGAAAACTTGGCTCGCCCTGCCACCAACCGAGAGATTTCAGTCATTCCACTAAACTAGAAAAACACAGAGTACAATGTAGGCCATAGCAGTAAACTAGAAAAACAGGCTGTTGCATTCTTAAAATTCTTCAGAAACATTTATCATATGCCAACACGAACTTTAAACACCAGCTTTGCATCATAACTACATTATCCATACATGGTATTGATTCGTTGTTTCTCAAACTGTTTACTTCAGCCATGAAAGAGGTAGCATTATCCATTACCAATTACAAGTTACACTGTTTTAAAAGAACGACGCTTCTCCAGTAATTGTAATCGTCTATACCAAATCTCGAGCCAAATGCATTTCTGATTTCAAGTATAAACCAGATAGAATATCTAGAACAAGCCATCACTGGTTAACCCTTGCAGCTGATTACAGATCTGGATCAGTAAGTACCATATCTTAACTATATTTTCGACCGAACACTATTGAAACCAGCTAAATCAATCAATCTCATACAAAATTCAGCAAATTCACAGCAATATAAACCCGGAAATTAACAGCATTGTACAGATATCAAATCAAAATTATCCGAAAAACTAAACTCCTCAGAAGCAGATAAAAAACAATGTTAAACAATTAAATTGCGATTAAAATCCATGATCCAATGAACAAAAACAAGCATTACCCCGCTAGCAATCACCACCCCAGCAACAACAGGCACAAGAGCAGCATAGGTAACCCAGGCCTCCCTCTTCAAGGTCGCCAAATACGCAAACAGGGCGGTGAAAAACGGCGTCGTCGCACCCACAGCCTGATTGAAAGACACAGCAAGGTACCTGAGAGAAATGTTGCCCCCCACAACCGACCCACAAAAGACAACGCTCAAAGTGGCAATCTTGACGAACTGGGACTTAGATTTGATGGTCTGGAGAGGCACAATCTTGAGGAAGACGATGGAGAAATAGCTGAGAATTGCGCAGGCGGCCATGTGGCACATTGTGAGGAAGATGGGGAACCGAAAGCCATAGTTGGAGAGTAAGAACTTGTTGAGTAGGAGGACGCCGATGTTGGATGAGTACCAGAGGATTACGAGGGATGATATGAAAATGGCTTGCTTCTTTGACGACATTGTCCAAATGGgttgaaggaggaggagagatTTTAGGTGGAACAGGTGCTTGGATTTGTTTGGAGAAGCTCTCGTCTGAGCTTCAatggaaaattattattatttctgcAACTCTTGCtctttgggtttttgtttttttttttttaatatttatttataatttgtgTACGTGGGTTTGTGCAGGGAACAATTATTGTGTTGACGCGTAGGTGGAAGGAACATGCAATCGTGGCAAGAAACAAAAACCACAcccagtgttttttttttttttttttaatttttttttttatgtattttgtttgTGAATAATTTTGATCTCCTGCTTCAAGTGATGAtgattcttattattttattaaatatcATTGAAtgatttaaatttcaaaatttgtatAGTGAATAGacataaattttcaaattaaacacattcaataataataaataaagtgATGGGCATTACCAACACTTGAGGCTAGTGAGCAAAAATATAACCGCTTAGTCGAAACAACCACGAGGTTCGGCTGACAATTTGTGATCCACAAAATaaatcattttatttaaaaaaaattaaccattgATTTAAGAAGTaggattttctttccttttttttccctcccttcTCCCCTCTTATTTAAATGATCAcgattaaatcacgtcaatatcttatattaatttttttatagagagaaAAAGATAAAATCGAAAGTATGAGAGGagggaaagaaaaggaagagaatcTTACTCCTTGATTTGAGGATTTAtatcctcttcggatccctGCACTAGGGATTCTAGATATCAATGCATAATAACTGTTCATCAAAGATCGCGtgatcataatttttttaaaaatattttttacgtAAAATGAGACTgctttacttttaaaaatataaaaaaattatttaattgtgGCCGCATGATTTTTG includes the following:
- the LOC126598633 gene encoding UDP-URONIC ACID TRANSPORTER 1-like, whose translation is MSSKKQAIFISSLVILWYSSNIGVLLLNKFLLSNYGFRFPIFLTMCHMAACAILSYFSIVFLKIVPLQTIKSKSQFVKIATLSVVFCGSVVGGNISLRYLAVSFNQAVGATTPFFTALFAYLATLKREAWVTYAALVPVVAGVVIASGGEPSFHFFGFVMCISATAARAFKSVLQGILLSSEGEKLNSMNLLLYMSPIAILVLLPAALIMEPNVVDVTLSLGREHKFMWLLVLVNSVMAYSANLSNFLVTKHTSALTLQVLGNAKGAVAVVISILLFKNPVTVVGIGGYMVTVMGVVAYGEAKRRFR